The Miscanthus floridulus cultivar M001 chromosome 7, ASM1932011v1, whole genome shotgun sequence genome includes a region encoding these proteins:
- the LOC136465739 gene encoding uncharacterized protein: MDGGSSLNIMYAETLDAMGIDRAHIWPTGVPFHGVMLGKQAVPLGQIDLPVTFSDPTNYRTETLTFKVVEFHRTYHTILGRPCYAKFMVVPNYTYLKLKMMGPRGVITIGTSFQRTYECEVKCCEHATPIVAFKELAAIREEVVEEAPDPKRSTGSFELVEGAKEVLIDPSGSKGKVVHIGTTLSSE, encoded by the coding sequence atggatggaggcagcagcctcaacatcatgtatgctgaaacactcgacgccatgggcattgaCCGAGCGCACATCTGGCCAACCGGGGTGCCTTTCCATGGTGTCATGCTAGGAAAGCAGGCTGTGCCACTTGGGcaaatcgatctgcccgtcaccttcagcgatccgaccaattataggacggagacccttaccttcaaggtggtcgaGTTCCAtagaacctaccacaccatcctaggacgtccatgctatgcgaagttcatggttgtccctaactacacctatctaaagttgaagatgatgGGTccacgtggggtcatcaccattggcacctccttccagcgcacctatgagtgtgaggtcaagTGTTGCGAACACGCCACACCAATTGTCGCCTtcaaagagcttgcggccatcagggaggaggtagttgaagaagcacccgaccccaagcggtcaACCGGGTCTTTTGAGCTTGTAGAAggcgctaaggaggtcctcatagaccccagtggctccaagggcaaggtggtgcacattggcaccacactttcctctgaatag
- the LOC136463586 gene encoding pentatricopeptide repeat-containing protein At1g09900-like: MAAAPPPAAPPSHMSAALITFPSSQPYPSLPAPPKPPTPRPPQLHLVPRVAAYPAESAATPRRSASSTSATERLRVLVHRGELDDALRLVDSLAGLDPPSPAAAGPCAALIKKLCASGRTADARRVLGACGRDVVAYNTMVAGYCGAGQLDAARRLVADMPVEPDAYTYNTLIRGLCGRGRTSNALAVLDDMLRRGCLPDVVTYTILLEATCKRSGYKQAMKLLDEMRDKECAPDIITYNVVLNGICQEGRVDDAMEFLENLPSYGCEPNTVSYNIVLKGLFTAERWEDAEMLMEEMAHKGCPPNVVTFNMLISFLCRRGLVEPAMEVLEQIPKYGCTPNSLSYNPLLHAFCKQKKMDKAMAFVELMVSRGCYPDIVSYNTLLTALCCNGEVDVAIDLLHQLKDKGCSPVLISYNTVIDGLTKAGKTKEALELLDEMISKGLQPDIITYTTIASGLCREDRIEEAIRTFSKVQDMGIRPTVVLYNAILLGLCKRRETHNAIDLFAYMISNGCMPNESTYTMLVEGLAYEGLVKEARELLGQLCSRGVVNKKFMKKGAVKMLDGPT; the protein is encoded by the coding sequence ATGGCCGCCGCGCCTCCGCCCGCTGCGCCGCCGTCCCACATGTCCGCCGCTCTCATCACCTTCCCCTCCTCTCAACCCTATCCTTCCCTCCCCGCGCCGCCCAAGCCCCCAACCCCGAGGCCCCCTCAACTCCACCTCGTCCCCCGCGTCGCCGCATACCCCGCCGAATCCGCGGCCACCCCGCGCCGTagcgcctcctccacctccgccaCCGAACGCCTCCGCGTTCTCGTACACCGCGGCGAACTCGACGATGCCCTCCGCCTCGTCGACTCCCTCGCGGGGCTAGACCCGCCCTCGCCCGCCGCGGCGGGGCCCTGCGCCGCGCTCATCAAGAAGCTCTGCGCGTCGGGCCGCACCGCGGACGCGCGCCGCGTGCTGGGCGCGTGCGGGCGCGACGTCGTGGCCTACAACACCATGGTGGCGGGCTACTGCGGGGCTGGGCAGCTCGACGCCGCGCGCAGGCTCGTGGCGGACATGCCCGTGGAGCCCGACGCCTACACCTACAACACGCTCATCCGAGGCCTCTGTGGCCGCGGCCGGACCAGCAACGCCCTCGCGGTGCTCGACGATATGCTCCGCCGCGGCTGCTTGCCCGACGTCGTCACCTACACCATTCTGCTCGAGGCCACCTGCAAGAGGAGTGGGTACAAGCAGGCCATGAAGCTCCTCGACGAGATGCGGGACAAGGAGTGCGCCCCGGACATCATCACCTATAATGTCGTCCTCAATGGTATCTGCCAGGAAGGCCGGGTTGACGACGCAATGGAGTTCTTGGAGAACTTACCGTCCTATGGGTGCGAGCCGAACACTGTTAGTTACAACATTGTGCTGAAGGGCTTGTTCACTGCAGAACGGTGGGAAGATGCCGAGATGCTCATGGAAGAGATGGCCCACAAGGGTTGCCCTCCAAATGTGGTAACATTTAATATGCTCATCAGTTTTTTGTGTCGTAGAGGATTGGTTGAGCCCGCTATGGAAGTTCTTGAGCAGATCCCCAAGTACGGATGCACGCCTAATTCATTGAGTTATAACCCACTTCTTCATGCCTTCTGCAAACAAAAGAAGATGGATAAAGCAATGGCATTTGTAGAACTAATGGTGTCCAGGGGTTGTTACCCAGACATCGTTTCATACAACACTCTGCTTACTGCACTCTGCTGCAATGGGGAAGTTGATGTTGCTATTGACTTGCTTCATCAACTCAAGGACAAAGGCTGTAGCCCGGTCTTGATTAGTTATAACACGGTCATAGATGGCCTTACTAAGGCTGGCAAAACAAAGGAAGCATTAGAACTGTTGGATGAGATGATCAGCAAAGGGCTCCAACCAGATATCATTACTTATACAACAATAGCTTCTGGTCTTTGTAGAGAAGACAGAATTGAGGAGGCGATTAGAACATTTTCTAAAGTGCAAGATATGGGTATAAGGCCCACTGTGGTGCTGTACAATGCTATTCTTCTTGGGCTCTGCAAAAGGCGTGAAACACATAATGCTATCGACCTGTTTGCTTACATGATATCGAATGGCTGCATGCCGAACGAATCGACTTACACTATGCTTGTTGAAGGCTTGGCTTATGAAGGCTTGGTAAAGGAGGCAAGAGAATTGCTTGGTCAATTGTGCTCTAGAGGAGTTGTGAATAAGAAATTTATGAAGAAAGGAGCCGTTAAGATGCTAGATGGACCTACATAA